Proteins encoded by one window of Pseudonocardia sp. HH130629-09:
- a CDS encoding prolyl oligopeptidase family serine peptidase, translating to MTISGYGSWPTPVTSEVVVTAAVRLGEVRPDGAPGTEDTGVVWAEGRATEGGRTQLVRRTDDGTRTDLLPAGANARSAVHEYGGGAWWLHPGSPGTVFYVEWVDQRLYRLDRGGEPVALTPEPAVARGDRYADGDVAPDGTWMVAVREHHHAEHTPAAEVVNEIVRLDARAPSEPEVLVSGPDFVAAPRISPDGGTLAWLSWNHPSMPWDDVELTVRDLESGLDTVVAGGPGESVTEPQWQPDGSLTFLSDRTGWWNLYRWPPGRDIEALVRIDAEIGVPGWALGGSRYAVLEDGRVVFARSSRGFDALVVREVDGRIIELDTPFTAIGSVRADGPYAVVCVAGAPTAEPGVHRVVPAPEGAGEPGAAGVQTLRAPRDLGLHPETVSVPEPITFLSTDAAGGPRTGYALFYPPLGAHEAPEGELPPLLVVIHGGPTGSATPVLSVAVQYWTSRGFGVVDVDHGGSTGYGRAYREQLKGAWGVVDVADCLAAARTLADAGRVDPARMAIRGGSAGGFTTLAALAREDTPFSAGADHYGVADLAALARETHKFESRYLDGLVGPWPAAEAVYTERSPLTHVERFRTPLIVLQGAEDTIVPPNQSEMIVDALRRRGVPVAHLLVAGEQHGFRKAENIRRALDAELAFYSRVFGFALPPGEGIEPVEIENL from the coding sequence GTGACGATCTCCGGGTACGGGTCGTGGCCGACACCGGTCACGTCCGAAGTGGTGGTGACGGCCGCGGTGCGGCTCGGGGAGGTCCGCCCCGACGGTGCGCCCGGCACCGAGGACACCGGGGTGGTGTGGGCCGAGGGCCGCGCCACCGAGGGCGGGCGGACCCAGCTGGTGCGCCGCACCGACGACGGCACCCGCACCGACCTGCTGCCGGCCGGGGCGAACGCGCGCTCGGCCGTCCACGAGTACGGCGGCGGCGCGTGGTGGCTGCACCCCGGCAGCCCCGGCACCGTCTTCTACGTCGAGTGGGTCGATCAGCGCCTGTACCGGCTCGACCGCGGCGGCGAGCCGGTCGCGCTCACCCCGGAGCCCGCGGTGGCCCGTGGTGACCGCTACGCCGACGGCGACGTCGCCCCCGACGGCACCTGGATGGTCGCGGTCCGCGAGCACCACCACGCCGAGCACACCCCGGCGGCCGAGGTCGTCAACGAGATCGTGCGGCTCGACGCCCGCGCCCCGTCGGAGCCGGAGGTGCTGGTCAGCGGCCCGGACTTCGTCGCAGCGCCGCGGATCTCGCCGGACGGCGGCACCCTGGCCTGGCTGTCCTGGAACCACCCGTCGATGCCGTGGGACGACGTCGAGCTCACCGTGCGCGACCTGGAGTCCGGGTTGGACACCGTCGTCGCGGGTGGGCCGGGGGAGTCGGTCACCGAGCCGCAGTGGCAGCCCGACGGGTCGCTGACCTTCCTCAGCGACCGCACCGGCTGGTGGAACCTCTACCGGTGGCCGCCCGGCCGGGACATCGAGGCGCTCGTGCGCATCGACGCCGAGATCGGTGTACCCGGCTGGGCGCTGGGCGGGTCGCGCTACGCCGTCCTGGAGGACGGACGCGTCGTGTTCGCCCGCTCCTCGCGGGGCTTCGACGCCCTGGTCGTGCGGGAGGTCGACGGCCGGATCATCGAGCTCGACACGCCGTTCACCGCGATCGGCTCGGTGCGCGCCGACGGGCCCTACGCCGTCGTCTGCGTCGCCGGGGCGCCCACCGCCGAGCCGGGCGTGCACCGCGTGGTGCCCGCCCCGGAGGGCGCGGGGGAGCCCGGCGCGGCCGGGGTGCAGACCCTGCGCGCCCCGCGAGACCTGGGCCTGCACCCGGAGACGGTGTCGGTGCCCGAGCCGATCACGTTCCTGTCCACCGACGCCGCGGGCGGCCCGCGCACCGGCTACGCGCTGTTCTACCCGCCGCTGGGCGCCCACGAGGCCCCCGAGGGCGAGCTGCCGCCGCTGCTGGTGGTCATCCACGGCGGCCCGACCGGCTCGGCGACGCCGGTCCTCTCGGTCGCCGTGCAGTACTGGACCAGCCGAGGGTTCGGGGTCGTCGACGTCGACCACGGCGGCTCCACCGGCTACGGGCGCGCCTACCGCGAGCAGCTGAAGGGGGCGTGGGGGGTCGTCGACGTCGCCGACTGTCTGGCCGCGGCCCGCACGCTGGCCGACGCCGGACGCGTCGACCCGGCCCGGATGGCGATCCGCGGCGGTTCCGCGGGCGGGTTCACGACGCTGGCCGCCCTGGCCCGGGAGGACACCCCGTTCTCCGCCGGGGCCGACCACTACGGCGTCGCCGACCTCGCCGCGCTCGCCCGCGAGACGCACAAGTTCGAGTCCCGCTACCTCGACGGGCTGGTCGGGCCGTGGCCGGCGGCGGAGGCGGTCTACACCGAGCGCTCCCCGCTGACGCACGTGGAGCGGTTCCGCACCCCGCTGATCGTGCTGCAGGGCGCGGAGGACACGATCGTCCCGCCGAACCAGTCGGAGATGATCGTCGACGCCCTGCGCCGGCGGGGAGTGCCCGTCGCCCACCTGCTGGTTGCCGGTGAGCAGCACGGCTTCCGGAAGGCGGAGAACATCCGGCGCGCCCTCGACGCGGAGCTCGCGTTCTACTCGCGGGTGTTCGGGTTCGCGCTGCCCCCGGGGGAGGGCATCGAGCCGGTGGAGATCGAGAACCTGTGA
- a CDS encoding AAA family ATPase: MSPGHFVARMSLEPGAPSTGYPFELPVVRWLCEHGGLALYPGVTFLVGENGSGKSTLVEALAVALGLNPEGGSRSFRFATRASESDLGSYLRVTRRPGRERTSFFLRAESYYNVASEVERLDRAGGPPLLPVYGGSGHERSHGESFLTLLRHRFGPLGLYVLDEPEAALSVTGCLAVLQRMTDLVGRGSQFVVATHSPVLLALPGAAVLQIDGDGEVTRTPYDDALPVALTRRFLADPQAFLRHLG; the protein is encoded by the coding sequence GTGAGCCCGGGGCACTTCGTCGCCCGGATGTCCCTCGAACCCGGTGCCCCGTCCACCGGGTACCCGTTCGAGCTCCCCGTGGTCCGGTGGCTGTGCGAGCACGGCGGGCTCGCGCTGTACCCGGGCGTGACGTTCCTGGTGGGGGAGAACGGGTCCGGGAAGTCGACGCTGGTGGAGGCACTCGCCGTCGCGCTGGGGCTGAACCCCGAGGGCGGGTCGCGCTCGTTCCGGTTCGCCACCCGGGCCAGCGAGTCCGACCTGGGGTCCTACCTGCGGGTGACCCGGCGACCGGGCCGGGAACGCACCAGCTTCTTCCTGCGTGCCGAGTCGTACTACAACGTCGCGTCCGAGGTGGAGCGGCTCGACCGGGCGGGCGGCCCGCCGCTGCTGCCGGTCTACGGCGGTTCCGGGCACGAGCGCAGCCACGGCGAGTCGTTCCTGACGCTGCTGCGCCACCGGTTCGGTCCGCTCGGGCTCTACGTGCTCGACGAGCCGGAGGCGGCGCTGTCGGTCACCGGCTGTCTCGCCGTCCTGCAGCGGATGACGGACCTGGTGGGACGGGGGAGCCAGTTCGTCGTCGCCACCCACTCGCCGGTCCTGCTGGCCCTGCCCGGGGCCGCCGTCCTGCAGATCGACGGTGACGGCGAGGTGACTCGCACCCCGTACGACGACGCCCTGCCGGTCGCCCTGACCCGCCGCTTCCTGGCCGACCCGCAGGCGTTCCTCCGGCACCTCGGCTGA
- a CDS encoding amino acid ABC transporter permease has protein sequence MSSVLYDVPGPAADRRNRLLGVVGTVAIVAILGFVVWRFYDAGQFSPRLWEWITYVRIQYLLLDAIWATVSAFGVAAVLSLLFGAVFAAGRLSEHAWVSGPSTAVVELFRAVPLLVLIFILYFGLSQGAGIEIDAFWAVVIGLMLYNGSVLAEVFRAGVNAVPRGQREAAYALGMRKTQVMRSVLLPQAFRSMLPTILSQLVVVLKDTALGFIILYPELLYQARFLGSQTQLGSPILPVALVVAVIYIGLCLILTWVSRLVEKRITRGPKATTPTGGDREVAAAVP, from the coding sequence GTGAGCTCGGTCCTCTACGACGTCCCCGGCCCGGCCGCGGACCGGCGCAACCGGCTCCTCGGTGTCGTCGGCACGGTCGCGATCGTCGCGATCCTCGGATTCGTGGTGTGGCGCTTCTACGACGCGGGCCAGTTCTCCCCGCGGCTGTGGGAGTGGATCACCTACGTCCGCATCCAGTACCTGCTCCTGGACGCGATCTGGGCGACCGTCAGCGCGTTCGGGGTCGCCGCGGTCCTGTCGCTTCTCTTCGGTGCGGTGTTCGCCGCCGGCCGGCTGTCCGAGCACGCCTGGGTCAGCGGGCCGTCGACGGCGGTCGTGGAGCTCTTCCGCGCCGTCCCGCTGCTGGTCCTGATCTTCATCCTGTACTTCGGCCTGTCCCAGGGCGCCGGCATCGAGATCGACGCGTTCTGGGCCGTGGTGATCGGCCTGATGCTCTACAACGGCTCGGTGCTCGCCGAGGTGTTCCGGGCCGGGGTGAACGCGGTGCCGCGCGGCCAGCGCGAGGCCGCCTACGCCCTCGGGATGCGCAAGACCCAGGTGATGAGGAGCGTGCTCCTCCCGCAGGCGTTCCGCTCCATGCTGCCGACGATCCTGTCGCAGCTGGTCGTGGTTCTGAAGGACACCGCACTCGGGTTCATCATCCTGTACCCGGAGCTGCTCTACCAGGCGCGCTTCCTGGGCAGCCAGACCCAGCTCGGGTCGCCGATCCTGCCGGTCGCGCTCGTCGTCGCAGTCATCTACATCGGGCTCTGCCTCATCCTGACCTGGGTCTCGCGGCTGGTGGAGAAGCGGATCACCCGCGGCCCGAAGGCGACCACCCCCACCGGGGGCGACCGCGAGGTCGCGGCGGCGGTGCCCTGA
- a CDS encoding amino acid ABC transporter permease, producing MDVLLDNLDVYWRGLVTTVGLFVVSGIGSLVLGTLVAGLRVSPVPILRSFGSLYVTVLRNTPLTLVLFFFAFAYPRLELVEFSFFTLACIGLTLYTAAFVCEVVRSGINTVPVGQAEAARALGFTFTQTLGQIVLPQAVRSVVPPMTNIQIALLKNTTIASGFAVFQLGSVYSVLSERGYNVLVGLLWVALFFVVLVVPLTLLQRRLDATWGASR from the coding sequence GTGGACGTCCTGCTCGACAACCTCGACGTGTACTGGCGCGGCCTGGTGACGACGGTCGGTCTGTTCGTCGTCTCCGGTATCGGCTCGCTGGTCCTCGGCACGCTGGTCGCGGGCCTCCGGGTCAGTCCGGTGCCGATCCTGCGCAGCTTCGGCTCGCTGTACGTGACGGTCCTGCGGAACACACCGCTGACCCTGGTGCTGTTCTTCTTCGCGTTCGCCTACCCGCGCCTGGAGCTGGTGGAGTTCTCGTTCTTCACCCTCGCGTGCATCGGGCTGACCCTCTACACCGCGGCGTTCGTCTGCGAGGTCGTCCGGTCGGGCATCAACACCGTCCCGGTCGGCCAGGCCGAGGCCGCGCGGGCGCTGGGCTTCACCTTCACCCAGACGCTCGGCCAGATCGTGCTCCCGCAGGCGGTGCGCTCGGTCGTGCCGCCGATGACCAACATCCAGATCGCGCTGCTGAAGAACACCACGATCGCCTCCGGCTTCGCGGTGTTCCAGCTCGGCAGCGTGTACAGCGTGCTGTCCGAGCGCGGCTACAACGTGCTCGTCGGGCTGCTGTGGGTCGCGCTGTTCTTCGTGGTCCTGGTCGTGCCGCTGACGCTGCTGCAGCGCCGGCTCGACGCGACGTGGGGAGCGTCCCGGTGA
- a CDS encoding glutamate ABC transporter substrate-binding protein codes for MKRSRMLVAAALAAALALAGCGQEGAPGAEGSGYQPTVAENVTVEGSPTFETIQQRGRVVVGVKDDQPGLGFRDATTGEFSGFDVDIARMVAGGLGFAPEQIDYRVVPSAAREDVLERGEVDYYVGTYTINDRRKERVGFAGPYYVAGQGLLVRADDNEITGPQTLQGRTVCSVTGSTPIQRVRDQNLTTSIVEFQTYTQCVDQLINNQVDAVTTDDAILLGYASQNAEQLKVVGETFSDEPYGVGVPLADTAFRNKVNDLLQAAIDDGTWQTIYDGTLGRSGTPATPPAIDRY; via the coding sequence ATGAAGAGATCCCGCATGCTGGTGGCGGCCGCGCTGGCCGCCGCCCTCGCGCTGGCCGGCTGCGGCCAGGAAGGCGCCCCCGGCGCGGAGGGCTCGGGCTACCAGCCGACCGTCGCCGAGAACGTGACCGTCGAGGGCTCCCCGACCTTCGAGACGATCCAGCAGCGCGGCCGCGTGGTCGTCGGGGTGAAGGACGACCAGCCGGGGCTGGGCTTCCGCGACGCCACCACCGGCGAGTTCTCCGGCTTCGACGTCGACATCGCCCGGATGGTCGCCGGCGGTCTCGGGTTCGCCCCCGAGCAGATCGACTACAGGGTCGTGCCGTCCGCCGCCCGCGAGGACGTCCTCGAGCGCGGCGAGGTCGACTACTACGTCGGCACCTACACGATCAACGACCGGCGCAAGGAGCGCGTCGGTTTCGCCGGCCCGTACTACGTCGCCGGCCAGGGCCTGCTGGTCCGCGCCGACGACAACGAGATCACCGGCCCGCAGACGCTGCAGGGCAGGACCGTCTGCTCGGTCACCGGCTCCACCCCGATCCAGCGGGTCCGCGACCAGAACCTGACGACCAGCATCGTCGAGTTCCAGACCTACACCCAGTGCGTCGACCAGCTGATCAACAACCAGGTCGACGCCGTCACCACCGACGACGCGATCCTGCTCGGCTACGCCTCGCAGAACGCGGAGCAGCTCAAGGTCGTCGGTGAGACCTTCTCCGACGAGCCCTACGGCGTCGGCGTCCCGCTCGCCGACACCGCGTTCCGCAACAAGGTCAACGACCTGCTGCAGGCCGCGATCGACGACGGCACCTGGCAGACGATCTACGACGGCACGCTGGGCCGGTCGGGCACCCCGGCCACGCCGCCGGCGATCGACCGCTACTGA
- a CDS encoding amino acid ABC transporter ATP-binding protein → MVRMAGVQKHFGDLHVLRDIDLDVARGEVVVVLGPSGSGKSTLCRTINRLEPIDTGTIEIDGTALAAEGKALAALRADVGMVFQSFNLFAHKTILENVTLAPLKVRGVSKAEAEKTGLALLERVGIANQRDKYPAQLSGGQQQRAAIARALAMKPKVMLFDEPTSALDPEMVNEVLDTMTSLAAEGMTMIVVTHEMGFARKAAHRVVFMSEGEIVEDSTPDDFFTNPRSDRAKDFLGKILSH, encoded by the coding sequence ATGGTGCGGATGGCCGGGGTGCAGAAGCACTTCGGCGACCTCCACGTGCTGCGCGACATCGATCTGGACGTCGCCCGTGGGGAGGTCGTCGTCGTCCTCGGCCCCTCCGGTTCCGGCAAGTCCACACTCTGCCGCACGATCAACCGGCTCGAGCCGATCGACACCGGCACGATCGAGATCGACGGCACCGCGCTGGCGGCGGAGGGCAAGGCGCTGGCCGCCCTGCGCGCCGACGTCGGCATGGTCTTCCAGTCGTTCAACCTGTTCGCGCACAAGACGATCCTGGAGAACGTCACCCTCGCACCGCTGAAGGTGCGCGGGGTGTCCAAGGCCGAGGCCGAGAAGACCGGTCTGGCGCTGCTGGAGCGTGTCGGCATCGCCAACCAGAGGGACAAGTACCCCGCCCAGCTCTCCGGCGGCCAGCAGCAACGCGCGGCGATCGCCCGCGCGCTGGCGATGAAGCCGAAGGTCATGCTGTTCGACGAGCCGACCTCCGCCCTGGACCCGGAGATGGTCAACGAGGTCCTCGACACGATGACGTCACTGGCCGCGGAGGGCATGACGATGATCGTCGTGACCCACGAGATGGGCTTCGCCCGCAAGGCCGCGCACCGCGTGGTGTTCATGAGCGAGGGCGAGATCGTCGAGGACTCCACTCCGGACGACTTCTTCACCAACCCGCGCAGCGACCGCGCGAAGGACTTCCTCGGGAAGATCCTCTCGCACTGA
- a CDS encoding response regulator transcription factor, which translates to MHILLIEDDDRVAAALRPALHRHGMTTTRLDHGRGAVDHLDGVDVVLLDLGLPDADGLDVCRAIRAVSEVPVLMVTARGEVTDRIAGLHTGADDYLVKPYDIGELVARVHAVQRRRKIGDDGTVVPAGSAPVTVGEVRVDPERYEVTVAGEQVVLTRKEFQVLSLLARADGAVCTRAQIVAEVWGRGWAGANRTLDVHVATLRTKLGRPELVRTVRGVGYRFAATED; encoded by the coding sequence GTGCACATCCTGCTGATCGAGGACGACGACCGGGTCGCCGCCGCGCTGCGTCCGGCACTGCACCGGCACGGGATGACCACGACCCGCCTGGACCACGGCCGCGGCGCCGTGGACCACCTCGACGGCGTCGACGTCGTGCTGCTGGACCTGGGGCTGCCCGACGCCGACGGGCTCGACGTCTGCCGGGCGATCCGCGCCGTCTCCGAGGTCCCGGTGCTGATGGTGACCGCCCGCGGCGAGGTCACCGACCGCATCGCCGGGCTGCACACCGGCGCCGACGACTACCTGGTCAAGCCCTACGACATCGGGGAGCTCGTGGCCCGGGTGCACGCGGTGCAGCGCCGCCGCAAGATCGGCGACGACGGCACCGTCGTCCCGGCCGGGTCGGCCCCGGTGACCGTCGGCGAGGTCCGCGTCGACCCCGAGCGGTACGAGGTCACCGTCGCCGGGGAGCAGGTGGTGCTCACCCGCAAGGAGTTCCAGGTGCTGTCGCTGCTCGCCCGCGCCGACGGCGCCGTCTGCACCCGCGCCCAGATCGTCGCCGAGGTGTGGGGGCGCGGCTGGGCGGGCGCGAACCGGACCCTCGACGTGCACGTGGCGACCCTGCGGACCAAGCTCGGCCGCCCCGAGCTGGTGCGGACCGTCCGCGGCGTCGGGTACCGCTTCGCCGCCACCGAGGACTGA
- a CDS encoding sensor histidine kinase: MRSRLLLVVLVLVGLLAAGLGVPLAWTAAQRAQEEVFTDRLTDTISFASTAQRPLIETPAGSSALATFTDEITRYDDVYGVAVLVLDRAGRTVAASRPADRLPELGDYAVERTEVALAGRRSSTYPLLMPWDDRPLVLAEPVLVDGEVVGAVVTVSPTDALRAEAVRTWSLIAGAAVFALLAGILVALPLTAWVLRPVRRLDEAMDRVGTAVLAGGPPGPPSRRSGPPELRSLAESFDRMTETVREALGAQRAFVADASHQLRNPLTALRLRLSNLDGHVDPAAADDHLAAMEEAERLSRVLDGLLALARAERAVEDPGVAEDTDLDVVVAERVDNWRPLAEHSGIELCRSGPRGLHALIGEPALESVLDALLDNALKYTPHGRRVRVATLRTADRIGVSVVDGGPGLAREDRARATDRFWRAPGQTNVEGSGLGLAIAVRTAAAAGGSLQLSDAPGGGLRVTLWLRPAPSAVRDRPPSHGEDV, encoded by the coding sequence GTGCGCAGCCGGCTGCTGCTGGTCGTGCTCGTGCTCGTCGGGCTGCTCGCCGCCGGGCTGGGCGTCCCGCTGGCGTGGACCGCCGCCCAGCGGGCCCAGGAGGAGGTCTTCACCGACCGCCTCACCGACACCATCTCCTTCGCCTCGACCGCCCAGCGCCCGCTCATCGAGACCCCCGCGGGCAGCTCCGCGCTCGCCACGTTCACCGACGAGATCACCCGCTACGACGACGTCTACGGCGTCGCGGTGCTCGTCCTCGACCGGGCGGGGCGCACGGTGGCCGCCTCCCGCCCGGCCGACCGGCTGCCCGAGCTGGGGGACTACGCCGTCGAGCGGACCGAGGTCGCGCTCGCCGGGCGCCGCTCCTCGACCTACCCGCTGCTCATGCCGTGGGACGACCGGCCGCTGGTGCTGGCCGAGCCGGTACTCGTCGACGGCGAGGTCGTCGGCGCGGTGGTGACGGTGTCCCCGACCGACGCCCTGCGGGCCGAGGCGGTGCGCACCTGGTCGCTGATCGCCGGGGCCGCGGTGTTCGCGCTGCTCGCCGGGATCCTGGTCGCGCTGCCGCTGACCGCCTGGGTGCTGCGCCCGGTCCGCCGGCTCGACGAGGCGATGGACCGGGTCGGGACGGCCGTCCTCGCCGGGGGGCCGCCCGGTCCGCCGTCGCGGCGCAGCGGCCCGCCGGAGCTGCGCTCGCTGGCCGAGTCGTTCGACCGGATGACCGAGACGGTGCGCGAGGCGCTCGGCGCCCAGCGCGCGTTCGTCGCCGACGCCTCCCACCAGCTGCGCAACCCGCTCACCGCGCTGCGGCTGCGGCTGTCCAACCTCGACGGGCACGTCGACCCGGCCGCCGCCGACGACCACCTCGCGGCGATGGAGGAGGCCGAGCGACTGTCCCGGGTGCTCGACGGACTGCTCGCGCTGGCCCGCGCCGAGCGCGCGGTGGAGGACCCGGGCGTCGCCGAGGACACCGACCTCGACGTCGTCGTCGCCGAACGGGTGGACAACTGGCGGCCGCTCGCCGAGCACTCCGGGATCGAGCTGTGCCGCAGCGGCCCACGCGGCCTGCACGCCCTGATCGGTGAGCCCGCGCTGGAGTCGGTCCTCGACGCGCTGCTGGACAACGCGCTCAAGTACACCCCGCACGGGCGACGGGTGCGGGTCGCGACGCTGCGCACCGCCGACCGGATCGGGGTCAGCGTCGTCGACGGCGGCCCCGGCCTCGCACGCGAGGACCGGGCACGCGCCACCGACCGGTTCTGGCGGGCACCCGGGCAGACCAACGTCGAGGGCAGCGGGCTCGGCCTGGCCATCGCGGTGCGGACCGCCGCCGCGGCCGGCGGGAGCCTGCAGCTGAGCGACGCACCCGGCGGCGGGCTCCGGGTCACACTGTGGCTGCGCCCCGCTCCCTCCGCGGTGCGCGACCGGCCCCCCAGCCACGGAGAGGACGTGTGA
- a CDS encoding MerR family transcriptional regulator translates to MRIGELAERTGVTARMLRYYEQQGLLASTRGSGGQREYGTPEVERVALLRTLFDAGLSSRTIARLLPCVDTPSLRTAEDAFATMARERDRLREAMGTLGTAVDALERLMAGNSEHRAALAAARPAGSADR, encoded by the coding sequence ATGCGGATCGGCGAGCTCGCGGAACGCACCGGCGTGACCGCACGCATGCTGCGCTACTACGAGCAGCAGGGTCTCCTCGCCTCGACCCGCGGCAGCGGCGGCCAGCGGGAGTACGGGACACCGGAGGTCGAGCGCGTCGCCCTGCTGCGGACGCTGTTCGACGCCGGCCTGTCGAGCCGCACGATCGCCCGGCTGCTGCCGTGCGTGGACACCCCGAGCCTGCGGACCGCCGAGGACGCCTTCGCGACGATGGCACGTGAGCGGGACCGGCTGCGCGAGGCGATGGGGACCCTCGGGACCGCCGTCGACGCCCTGGAACGCCTCATGGCCGGGAACAGCGAGCACCGGGCCGCCCTCGCCGCCGCGCGCCCGGCCGGGTCCGCCGACCGGTGA
- a CDS encoding NADP-dependent oxidoreductase: MVNAYGYRAFGGPDVQEFLDRPAPVPGAHEVALAVAVAGVNPLDHVLRAGGVPMINGHLPFPQVLGMEAAGVVTAVGTAVTGLAVGDRAFGFALTGAGTYATDTLLLGSATARTPDALSDEWAATVPVAGTTALDVVDQLALPRGGRLLVNGIGGGVGLAVAQLARAGGLEVIGTAGGTKRDVVTGTGAVFVDHRAPGAIDRLRAFAPGGFDGVVDLVGGASLRAVAPLAATPRAVVSVGDPTVGEVGGVVVERHTDRRTLERVAALMVQGVLDPHVTAVYPFDRAAQALARVEDGHGTGKTVLDLSARGQRGQ, translated from the coding sequence GTGGTCAACGCATACGGATACCGCGCCTTCGGCGGCCCCGACGTCCAGGAGTTCCTCGACCGCCCCGCCCCGGTGCCGGGTGCGCACGAGGTCGCGCTCGCCGTCGCCGTCGCCGGGGTCAACCCCCTCGACCACGTCCTGCGAGCCGGCGGGGTGCCGATGATCAATGGGCACCTCCCGTTCCCCCAGGTCCTCGGGATGGAGGCCGCGGGGGTGGTCACGGCGGTCGGGACCGCCGTGACGGGCCTCGCGGTCGGGGACAGGGCGTTCGGGTTCGCCCTCACCGGCGCCGGGACCTACGCCACCGACACGCTGCTGCTCGGCTCGGCCACGGCCCGGACGCCGGACGCGCTGTCCGACGAGTGGGCGGCCACCGTGCCGGTCGCCGGGACCACCGCGCTCGACGTCGTCGACCAGCTGGCACTGCCGCGCGGTGGCCGGTTGCTGGTCAACGGGATCGGCGGGGGCGTGGGGCTGGCCGTCGCCCAGCTGGCCCGCGCCGGTGGGCTCGAGGTGATCGGTACCGCGGGCGGGACCAAGCGCGACGTCGTCACCGGGACCGGGGCGGTGTTCGTGGACCACCGCGCGCCCGGTGCGATCGACCGGCTGCGCGCGTTCGCCCCCGGCGGCTTCGACGGCGTCGTGGACCTCGTGGGCGGCGCGTCGCTGCGTGCCGTCGCACCGCTCGCCGCCACGCCACGGGCCGTGGTCTCGGTCGGGGATCCCACGGTCGGGGAGGTCGGCGGCGTCGTCGTGGAGCGCCACACCGACCGCCGGACCCTGGAGCGGGTCGCGGCGCTGATGGTGCAGGGCGTCCTCGACCCGCACGTCACCGCCGTGTACCCCTTCGACCGGGCGGCACAGGCCCTGGCGCGGGTGGAGGACGGGCACGGGACGGGGAAGACAGTGCTCGACCTGTCCGCGCGGGGTCAGCGAGGTCAGTAG
- a CDS encoding TAXI family TRAP transporter solute-binding subunit: MHRSGPPLTRRALLGAGVVLGAGAVLPGCTGPRPAEPLVIAGGVQPGVYINLARTLSEIWHERLGLPAAPRVLETAGSAQNMELLTDGRAAVAISQVDVAADVAARVTGPTEPRALARLYDDVTHLVVRADSGLRSIADLRGRRVSVGPSGSGYQPIAIRLLDVAGIGVAGLGTRAELGLPDAATALVEGRLDAFFWSGGVPTDGVRELAARVPIRLLELGGVLDRMRERHPVYSVATVPANTYGLPGPVSCLSVRNALLVTEGMDADLARALIRAAFDEQPRLAQASPAAVTVDSRSAIGTQPIPLHEGAVEFYRAAKGY; this comes from the coding sequence ATGCACCGGTCCGGTCCCCCGCTGACGCGGCGCGCCCTGCTGGGTGCGGGCGTTGTGCTGGGTGCGGGGGCGGTGCTCCCGGGCTGCACCGGCCCGCGGCCAGCCGAGCCGCTGGTGATCGCCGGCGGGGTGCAGCCGGGGGTGTACATCAACCTCGCGCGCACGCTGTCGGAGATCTGGCACGAACGCCTCGGGCTCCCGGCGGCCCCCCGGGTGCTGGAGACGGCGGGCAGCGCACAGAACATGGAGCTGCTGACCGACGGGCGGGCGGCGGTCGCGATCAGCCAGGTCGACGTGGCCGCCGACGTCGCCGCGCGCGTCACCGGCCCGACCGAGCCGCGCGCACTGGCCCGGCTCTACGACGACGTCACCCACCTCGTCGTGCGTGCCGACTCCGGCCTGCGCAGCATCGCCGACCTGCGCGGACGACGGGTGTCGGTCGGCCCGAGCGGCAGCGGCTACCAGCCGATCGCGATCCGGCTGCTCGACGTCGCCGGGATCGGTGTCGCGGGCCTGGGTACCCGTGCGGAGCTGGGGCTGCCGGACGCGGCGACGGCGCTGGTCGAGGGCCGTCTCGACGCGTTCTTCTGGTCCGGCGGGGTCCCGACCGACGGGGTGCGGGAGCTCGCCGCCCGGGTCCCGATCCGGCTGCTGGAGCTCGGTGGGGTGCTCGACCGGATGCGCGAGCGTCACCCCGTCTACTCCGTGGCGACGGTCCCGGCGAACACCTACGGGCTGCCCGGCCCGGTGTCGTGCCTGTCGGTGCGCAACGCGCTGCTGGTCACCGAGGGGATGGACGCCGACCTGGCCCGCGCGCTGATCCGGGCGGCCTTCGACGAACAGCCCCGGCTGGCGCAGGCCAGCCCGGCCGCGGTGACCGTCGACTCGCGCTCGGCCATCGGCACCCAGCCGATCCCGCTGCACGAGGGCGCCGTCGAGTTCTACCGGGCCGCCAAGGGCTACTGA